One part of the Anopheles coustani chromosome 2, idAnoCousDA_361_x.2, whole genome shotgun sequence genome encodes these proteins:
- the LOC131264745 gene encoding DC-STAMP domain-containing protein 2-like: MWRRGAKIVALGITQTVIVNSLVLNQFVFQRAVYRLLVGLYFLVAIFALARKKSVRCITVLLVPQFLSKRGRAALIGYIFLLTVTGPTENTMRNVEVLGGTLSCTQEQLKTAIHDTLTALKVPFLAMKQIVGELLQTVERSFMKVQQTLMEVLKLTKRILRSIKAAYDWLRDVVSVCNDKMGTPSDRCLQFLERTIDACMEEMGSMDFLCEVTQVGKTLCYGAKMVDYFCELIDFVSDAIVDEIEQGIQRLIENMKDLFRVRVEYEHGFDFSTNASKSFAEVVGEIKEEIAERSLPLRRTFNIIGVLTSGFFVCILLRTIRYRDRYLRKDDFDNKFLTEDFYAIDARRVALNIATVFPLTRKERNRYIPLISYHLTWNERWRILKSVSFMLLSTIQIGGLVFADYALYWSLTLIKHFMREESEHPNNSSHMVPLAVGISGEGILADTLRDIVRSFDPIANGTAIDPSRCIPEASAPRFERYWQILLLLVLCWLFAVLEPYGLRVRQIVMRRYYPYRARARALWLYGDMMLKRESLWKVLRRQLSGSRNQPHRHGGAAWWNVLRAKTNHFWICRKLLGLEALVRCTLCGEGLNESEDGYIECPRSDCAGRYCPDCFLETANSCSLCLERLLNESNSHLSNISLISFE, encoded by the exons ATGTGGCGTCGCGGTGCAAAAATTGTTGCACTCGGAATAACTCAAACGGTGATTGTGAACTCCCTTGTTCTGAATCAATTCGTGTTCCAGCGCGCGGTGTACCGTCTGTTGGTTGGACTTTACTTTTTAGTTGCCATTTTTGCTTTGGCTCGAAAGAAGAGTGTTCGCTGCATTACGGTACTGCTGGTGCCACAGTTTCTAAGCAAACGAGGACGTGCAGCTCTGATCGGATACATATTTCTCCTCACCGTTACGGGACCTACAGAAAACACGATGCGCAATGTAGAGGTGCTGGGAGGAACACTGAGCTGCACACAGGAACAGCTTAAAACGGCCATCCATGATACGCTGACCGCCCTAAAGGTTCCCTTCCTGGCAATGAAACAGATAGTTGGCGAGCTGTTACAGACTGTCGAACGTTCGTTCATGAAGGTACAGCAGACCCTCATGGAGGTATTGAAGTTGACAAAACGAATCC TCCGCTCCATTAAAGCCGCCTACGATTGGTTACGCGATGTGGTTTCGGTTTGTAATGATAAAATGGGAACACCATCCGATCGCTGCCTTCAATTTCTTGAACGAACAATCGATGCTTGCATGGAAGAAATGGGGAGCATGGATTTTCTGTGCGAAGTAACCCAGGTCGGCAAAACATTGTGCTATGGGGCAAAGATGGTGGATTATTTCTGTGAGCTGATCGACTTCGTAAGCGATGCTATTGTCGACGAAATTGAACAAG GCATACAAAGGCTTATAGAGAACATGAAGGATCTTTTTCGAGTGAGGGTTGAATACGAGCacggttttgatttttcaacaaatgCCTCGAAATCATTCGCCGAAGTAGTTGGAGAAATCAAGGAGGAGATCGCAGAACGGAGTTTACCACTTAGAAGAACTTTCAACATCATCGGGGTCTTAACTAGtggcttttttgtttgcattctttTGAG AACCATCCGATATAGGGATAGATACTTAAGAAAGGATGattttgataacaaatttTTAACTGAAGACTTCTACGCGATCGATGCCCGTCGCGTGGCGTTGAACATCGCCACGGTGTTTCCCCTTACACGCAAAGAAAGGAACCGTTATATCCCTCTCATCTCGTATCACCTCACATGGAATGAACGCTGGCGAATCTTGAAATCCGTATCATTCATGCTACTATCCACCATCCAGATCGGTGGGTTGGTTTTTGCGGACTATGCGCTGTACTGGTCTCTTACGCTAATCAAACATTTCATGCGAGAAGAATCCGAGCATCCGAATAATTCGAGCCACATGGTTCCACTTGCGGTGGGGATTAGTGGCGAAGGAATCCTGGCCGACACGTTGCGCGATATCGTGCGTTCCTTTGACCCTATTGCCAATGGAACAGCGATCGATCCTTCCCGCTGCATTCCGGAAGCTTCAGCACCTCGGTTTGAGCGCTACTGGCAAATCCTGCTTCTGCTGGTACTATGCTGGCTGTTTGCCGTGCTGGAACCGTATGGGTTGCGTGTGAGGCAGATAGTTATGCGTCGGTACTATCCCTATCGGGCACGTGCTAGAGCGTTGTGGCTGTACGGTGACATGATGCTCAAGAGAGAAAGTTTGTGGAAGGTACTGAGAAGACAACTATCCGGGTCAAGAAACCAACCCCATAGGCATGGAGGTGCTGCTTGGTGGAACGTACTTCGTGCGAAAACAAATCACTTTTGGATCTGCCGGAAGTTGCTCGGTTTGGAAGCTTTGGTTCGGTGTACGTTGTGTGGCGAAGGTTTGAACGAATCGGAAGATGGTTACATTGAATGTCCCCGGTCGGATTGTGCCGGTCGCTACTGTCCGGATTGCTTTCTGGAAACGGCAAACAGTTGCTCGCTCTGCTTGGAAAGGTTACTGAACGAATCGAATTCACATCTGAGCAATATTTCCCTGATATCTTTCGAGTAA
- the LOC131263702 gene encoding cap-specific mRNA (nucleoside-2'-O-)-methyltransferase 2, whose protein sequence is MKSHSHHNCSDDDSDILRREKIIHDVRVQFAKKFQFPSTPSSTLLPRVDTLYRCPPYLVPRLQEQKRKLNAVKSRLNDFEIGEWHQHSRKRSSLLPILNELRYRIRAEFVTQAFAKLYECVSAYELVDVALDQLYSVHLCEAPGAFVTGLNHYIRLNCHPKIRWHWFACTLNPYHEGNCHGSMIPDDRFIRHTLDSWCFGVDGTGDIMVRENRDDIIARSKQWPEVNLVTADGSIDCLNFPEEQEERVSKLHFAEATLALSILAPGGHFILKMFTLFEHSSVNMLFLLNMCFDELHVFKPCTSKPGNSEVYLIAKHYRKPAGIEQYLDVIYSNIQNSSYTLFDPTTIPEAFLEQMHVCASQFVRWQTEVIESNIRFYDANDPCEDERLIIFKETIIDMFFTHYRITPIRATERIVRGKNVTGGTNIYHKESHGTYNERVQSSLTESRSIEQHQYLRDRLDHVTLTHKELHPRALLDDAPYGFGTQYTLQKELSFAVGKAVERVKNSYYALITHLRLLNDIVDLYRSIAINPDPLPKDKLVPMVQNNVISIDIRLYPSIMNADWHEKQLYHTIVRTILQLAQQAGETPVTGVIDPRRSVELIVENWLMLTRFSVGLFYLLKMYVFEANELLSSTRIAFRHLRSDGITNLLAINDAYGSACCSTSALPGTSKSILTLVSPASPLNGDYKYGIINYNNALCLIYCARLLDEMEQHLGADK, encoded by the exons ATGAAATCCCACTCGCATCACAATTGCTCCGACGATGACTCGGATATACTTCGGcgtgaaaaaataattcacgATGTGCGTGTGCAGTTCGCGAAAAAGTTCCAGTTCCCATCGACTCCGTCCTCAACATTACTACCACGCGTCGACACACTGTACAGATGTCCGCCATATTTAGTGCCACGCCTTCAGGAGCAGAAGCGAAAACTCAACGCAGTGAAGAGTCGGCTGAATGACTTCGAAATTGGTGAGTGGCATCAGCATAGTCGCAAACGATCTTCCCTGTTGCCAATATTAAATGAGCTGCGCTATCGCATAAGGGCGGAGTTCGTAACGCAGGCATTTGCCAAGCTGTACGAATGCGTGTCCGCCTACGAGTTAGTCGACGTGGCGCTGGACCAGCTTTACAGCGTCCATCTTTGCGAGGCTCCGGGGGCATTCGTTACCGGATTGAACCACTACATCCGGTTGAATTGTCACCCGAAAATCCGATGGCACTGGTTCGCCTGCACGCTAAATCCGTACCACGAAGGAAACTGCCATGGCAGTATGATCCCAGATGATCGGTTTATACGCCATACGTTGGATTCTTGGTGCTTCGGCGTGGATGGAACGGGTGACATAATGGTACGAGAAAATCGAGATGACATCATCGCCAGAAGCAAACAGTGGCCTGAG GTTAACCTCGTCACAGCGGATGGGTCGATCGATTGTCTCAACTTTCCGGAGGAGCAGGAAGAGCGGGTCTCGAAGCTTCACTTCGCCGAAGCAACGCTCGCCCTCAGCATCCTTGCCCCGGGTGGACATTTCATTCTGAAAATGTTCACCCTTTTCGAGCACTCGAGTGTCAACATGCTTTTTCTGCTGAACATGTGTTTCGACGAGTTGCACGTCTTCaaaccgtgtacctcgaaacCGGGCAACTCGGAGGTGTACCTGATCGCCAAACACTACCGCAAACCAGCTGGCATCGAACAGTACCTAGATGTGATATATAGCAATATTCAAAATTCGTCATACACCCTGTTTGATCCCACCACCATTCCGGAGGCCTTTCTAGAGCAAATGCATGTGTGTGCGAGCCAGTTCGTCCGCTGGCAAACGGAGGTCATCGAGAGTAATATCCGTTTCTATGATGCCAATGATCCCTGTGAAGACGAAAGACTGATTATATTTAAGGAAACCATTATTGATATGTTTTTCACACACTACCGCATCACACCGATACGCGCCACCGAGCGGATCGTAAGGGGTAAAAATGTAACCGGTGGAACGAACATCTACCATAAAGAATCCCACGGCACGTACAACGAGCGGGTACAATCGTCGCTAACCGAGTCGCGCTCGATCGAACAGCATCAATATCTCCGGGATCGTTTAGATCACGTAACACTTACCCACAAGGAACTGCATCCGAGGGCGTTGTTAGATGACGCACCGTATGGCTTCGGTACTCAATATACTCTGCAAAAAGAGCTTTCCTTCGCCGTGGGGAAGGCGGTAGAGCGGGTGAAAAATTCCTACTACGCACTTATCACTCACCTTCGGCTCCTGAACGATATCGTTGATCTGTACCGATCGATAGCCATCAATCCGGATCCCTTGCCCAAAGACAAACTAGTCCCGATGGTGCAAAACAACGTCATCTCTATCGATATCCGCCTCTATCCCTCCATCATGAACGCTGACTGGCACGAGAAACAACTTTATCACACGATCGTACGGACAATTCTACAGTTGGCGCAGCAGGCAGGAGAAACCCCGGTCACCGGAGTGATCGACCCACGTCGAAGTGTTGAGCTGATCGTCGAAAACTGGCTCATGCTGACCCGGTTCAGTGTGGGTTTGTTTTATCTGCTAAAAATGTACGTGTTCGAAGCGAACGAGCTACTTTCGTCGACGCGTATCGCATTCCGACACCTGCGGTCGGATGGTATTACAAATCTGCTGGCGATCAACGATGCCTACGGAAGTGCCTGTTGCTCGACGTCTGCCCTACCGGGCACATCCAAATCGATTCTCACCCTCGTGTCACCTGCCTCCCCACTGAACGGTGACTAC
- the LOC131263423 gene encoding protein Gemin2: MEVDTIQKPALAVDPPDENFDPDLVPETGEQYLQKVMYERGKCPVVVVAAKPHNRHNRQKALTGLGAVPTDDVKNVAPQALMPTKEWESMQNQKFAELRDIITSYRGSAQYSENLQRTHVFLNFDDRKQLHEYCANNLPYVRILLSIPQRNLEMLLEYLHEWLQDSEPTSGQSSQDEPSDPELCDATSTMTPTGSKEPLRTGCRKDWITQWIYAILACLILPLEPYIHSVLRDIAKSCITLRNELKQEDEAKVLPLNLLISIISKNFKQADLADNVP, from the exons ATGGAAGTAGACACGATACAGAAACCAGCCCTGGCAGTCGATCCACCGGATGAAAACTTTGATCCAGACCTTGTACCGGAAACGGGCGAACAGTACTTACAGAAGGTGATGTATGAGCGGGGCAAGTGTCCCGTTGTTGTCGTCGCCGCAAAGCCACACAATCGTCACAATCGACAGAAAGCATTAACGGGCCTAGGTGCAGTGCCAACG GATGATGTGAAAAATGTAGCGCCACAGGCGCTGATGCCAACAAAAGAATGGGAGTCAATGCAGAATCAAAAGTTTGCCGAATTGCGCGATATCATCACCTCGTACCGTGGCAGCGCGCAGTATAGCGAGAACCTACAGCGGACACACGTCTTTCTGAACTTTGACGACCGCAAGCAGCTGCACGAGTACTGCGCCAACAACCTGCCATACGTGCGAATTCTGCTCAGTATTCCACAACGCAATTTGGAAATGCTACTTGAATATCTGCACGAATGGTTGCAGGACTCGGAGCCAACCTCCGGTCAGTCGTCCCAGGATGAACCGTCCGATCCGGAACTGTGCGATGCAACGTCGACAATGACGCCCACTGGCTCGAAAGAACCGCTTCGTACTGGctgccgcaaggattggatcACGCAATGGATCTACGCTATCCTCGCCTGCCTGATCCTTCCGCTCGAGCCGTACATTCATAGTGTGCTGCGGGACATTGCCAAATCCTGCATCACACTGCGAAATGAGCTGAAGCAGGAGGACGAGGCTAAGGTTTTACCGCTCAACCTACTGATAAGCATAATTTCGAAGAATTTCAAACAGGCCGATTTGGCCGATAATGTCCCTTAA
- the LOC131262219 gene encoding UPF0489 protein C5orf22 homolog, with the protein MESSSSTENVPDERKATECTGEKSGKQPTVPEQASTEPKAQSETKSDDQPKVEERAAPNNDKPEQASSSSSSSASKNAPPVSRTFDKVPIFIVEDHHEVLAFLYRCLGSKHLPLHGNRIVHFDSHPDMCIPKHMPATYVFNKDDLLDSISIENWLMPTVFAGHVQRIVWIKPPWSDQIPKGKFEFHVGEFEGSIRTDSTLEYFVSEGCYQPADKLENKKRLQLEVCAVGEYKVAEDTDLAGGYILDIDLDYFSTHNPFLKIYDKVQLYEKLKDIFVSPELADDDTASDLEKLQRVARDREEKLEFLESIFLYLEEVGNLKHFLVDYQQEISDEYAGLLEKVTALVRTLKKEYKEEEIDWSMIYDAGCTCDVTDLPHHESSREEIETMVQQLEHFLRQLPCAPVVITISRSSEDDYTPAEQVEMIQDMVLGALTKCLRVELDNPILYYKDQELNL; encoded by the coding sequence ATGGAATCTTCTTCGagtaccgaaaatgtaccagATGAGCGGAAGGCTACGGAATGTACGGGGGAGAAGAGCGGTAAACAACCAACAGTACCCGAGCAAGCTAGCACGGAACCGAAGGCCCAATCCGAAACAAAAAGCGACGACCAGCCGAAGGTGGAGGAACGCGCCGCACCTAACAATGACAAACCCGAACAAGCCTCTTCCTCATCCTCATCGTCAGCTTCCAAAAATGCTCCCCCAGTCAGCAGAACGTTCGATAAAGTACCGATTTTCATCGTAGAAGATCATCACGAGGTGCTAGCGTTTCTCTATCGGTGCCTCGGCTCGAAGCACCTGCCACTGCACGGGAATAGGATCGTGCATTTCGACTCACATCCGGACATGTGCATTCCAAAGCACATGCCCGCGACGTACGTGTTCAACAAGGACGACCTGCTGGATAGTATCAGCATCGAAAACTGGCTAATGCCTACGGTGTTTGCTGGGCATGTGCAGCGTATCGTATGGATAAAACCACCATGGTCGGACCAGATACCAAAAGGAAAGTTTGAATTTCATGTCGGAGAGTTCGAGGGCTCCATCCGGACGGACTCGACGCTGGAGTACTTCGTGTCGGAGGGTTGCTATCAGCCGGCGGACAAGTTGGAAAACAAGAAGCGTCTACAGCTGGAGGTGTGCGCCGTCGGTGAATATAAGGTCGCAGAGGACACGGACCTTGCTGGGGGCTACATTCTCGATATCGATCTGGACTACTTTAGCACACATAATCCCTTCCTGAAGATCTACGACAAGGTGCAGCTGTACGAGAAGTTGAAGGATATTTTCGTCTCTCCCGAGCTGGCCGATGACGACACTGCCAGCGATTTGGAAAAGCTGCAACGGGTGGCCCGGGATCGCGAGGAAAAGCTCGAGTTTCTTGAGTCCATTTTCCTGTATCTGGAAGAGGTGGGCAATTTGAAGCATTTTCTGGTGGACTACCAGCAAGAGATCAGCGACGAATACGCGGGTTTGCTGGAGAAGGTAACGGCGCTCGTGCGGACGCTGAAGAAGGAATACAAAGAGGAAGAGATCGATTGGTCGATGATCTACGATGCGGGCTGCACGTGCGACGTGACCGATCTGCCGCATCACGAGTCGAGCCGGGAGGAGATTGAGACGATGGTGCAGCAACTCGAACACTTCCTGCGGCAGCTTCCATGCGCACCGGTCGTAATCACAATATCACGATCGAGCGAAGATGACTACACACCGGCAGAGCAGGTGGAGATGATACAGGACATGGTACTGGGTGCACTTACAAAGTGCCTGCGAGTAGAGCTAGACAACCCGATACTGTACTATAAGGATCAGGAACTTAATTTGTAA